From the genome of Pseudomonas yamanorum, one region includes:
- a CDS encoding GNAT family N-acetyltransferase: MLIKRDLAEKDLPLLALIDRTERVDECYRVEHGELRLYPEHHDMQGWPEGEAEQDAVALHACLKRGGWLHGVFDGQTLLAAVVVDNRVIHNQGLHMRQLKFLHVSHGARGLGLGGQLFALACEHARTAGAEALYVSATESRNTVEFYLRHGCHLLKQPDPELYQQEPDDIHLYRPLVG; encoded by the coding sequence ATGTTGATCAAGCGTGACCTGGCCGAAAAAGATCTGCCGTTGCTGGCACTGATTGACCGCACCGAACGGGTCGATGAGTGCTATCGCGTGGAACACGGTGAGTTGCGGCTATACCCCGAGCACCACGACATGCAAGGCTGGCCTGAGGGCGAAGCCGAGCAGGATGCCGTGGCCCTGCACGCGTGCCTGAAGCGCGGCGGCTGGCTGCATGGGGTGTTCGACGGCCAAACGTTGCTGGCCGCCGTGGTGGTGGACAACCGGGTTATCCACAACCAGGGCCTGCACATGCGCCAGCTCAAGTTTTTGCATGTGAGCCATGGTGCCCGTGGTCTGGGCCTGGGTGGCCAGCTGTTTGCCCTGGCCTGTGAGCACGCCCGCACGGCGGGGGCCGAGGCGCTCTATGTATCGGCCACCGAGTCGCGTAACACGGTGGAGTTCTATCTCCGGCACGGCTGCCACCTGCTCAAGCAGCCGGATCCCGAGCTGTATCAACAGGAACCGGACGACATCCACCTCTACCGGCCACTTGTGGGATAA
- a CDS encoding AAA family ATPase, which translates to MLHLICGKIASGKSTLTQQLSQAPQTVLISEDEWLSRLYPGQIQALGDYVRCTGHLRDALTAHVISLLKAGVSVVLDFPANTQASRRWMRSLFEGAGADHQLHYLDVPDEVCKARLRARNAAGTHAFETSDAQFDLITGYFEAPTPGEAFNLVHHHPSDAQHVDQA; encoded by the coding sequence ATGTTGCACCTGATCTGCGGCAAAATCGCATCCGGCAAATCGACCTTGACCCAGCAGTTGTCGCAGGCTCCCCAGACGGTATTGATCAGCGAGGATGAGTGGCTGTCACGCCTTTATCCCGGACAGATCCAGGCCCTGGGCGACTACGTGCGCTGCACCGGCCACCTGCGCGATGCGTTGACGGCCCATGTCATCTCGCTGCTCAAGGCTGGCGTCTCGGTGGTGCTGGATTTCCCGGCCAATACCCAGGCCAGCCGTCGCTGGATGCGGTCTTTGTTCGAGGGCGCGGGCGCCGATCACCAATTGCATTACCTGGACGTGCCGGACGAGGTCTGCAAGGCACGTCTGCGTGCACGTAATGCTGCTGGTACCCACGCGTTTGAAACCAGTGATGCCCAGTTCGATTTGATCACCGGCTATTTCGAAGCGCCAACGCCTGGGGAAGCCTTCAACCTTGTTCACCATCACCCCTCGGACGCACAGCATGTTGATCAAGCGTGA
- a CDS encoding NADH:flavin oxidoreductase/NADH oxidase has product MSLLLEPYTLRQLTLLNRIAVSPMCQYSSVDGLANDWHLVHLGSRAVGGAGLIFTEATAVTADGRITAQDLGLWNDEQIEPLQRITRFINAQGAVAGIQLAHAGRKASTHRPWIGKHGSVKLEDGGWVPVGPSPIAFDPQHTSPKQLDEGQIQQVVADFVAAAKRALTAGFKVAEIHAAHGYLLHQFLSPLSNQRQDQYGGSFENRIRLVLQVTTAVREAWPQELPLFVRVSATDWVEDGWNPDETVELARRLKDLGVDLIDVSSGGTAANAEIPTGPGYQTRFAERVRKESGIATGTVGMITEPAQAEHILRTCQADIIFLARELLRDPYWPLHADDDLGGRKATWPAQYQRATHRHQPIHESDLRD; this is encoded by the coding sequence ATGAGTCTGCTGCTTGAACCCTATACCCTGCGCCAACTGACCTTGCTCAACCGCATCGCTGTTTCGCCGATGTGCCAGTATTCCAGTGTCGATGGCCTGGCCAATGACTGGCACCTGGTGCACCTCGGCAGCCGTGCCGTCGGTGGCGCCGGGCTGATCTTTACCGAAGCCACCGCCGTGACTGCCGATGGCCGCATCACCGCCCAGGACCTGGGCCTGTGGAACGACGAACAGATCGAACCCCTGCAACGCATCACGCGCTTCATCAACGCCCAAGGCGCGGTGGCGGGCATTCAACTGGCCCACGCCGGGCGCAAGGCCAGCACGCACCGGCCATGGATCGGCAAGCACGGCAGCGTCAAGCTGGAAGACGGCGGTTGGGTGCCGGTGGGGCCTTCGCCGATTGCCTTCGATCCGCAGCACACTTCACCCAAGCAACTGGACGAAGGGCAGATCCAGCAAGTGGTCGCTGACTTCGTCGCTGCCGCCAAGCGTGCGTTGACTGCCGGTTTCAAAGTGGCGGAAATCCACGCAGCCCACGGCTACCTGCTGCATCAGTTTCTTTCGCCCCTGAGCAATCAACGTCAGGACCAGTACGGCGGCTCGTTCGAAAACCGCATTCGCCTGGTGCTGCAAGTGACCACGGCGGTGCGTGAAGCCTGGCCTCAAGAGTTGCCGCTGTTTGTGCGGGTCTCGGCCACCGACTGGGTCGAAGACGGCTGGAACCCGGATGAAACCGTCGAACTGGCGCGCCGCCTGAAAGACCTGGGCGTCGACCTGATCGACGTCTCCTCCGGCGGCACCGCGGCCAATGCGGAAATTCCTACAGGCCCCGGTTACCAGACCCGCTTCGCCGAGCGCGTGCGCAAAGAGTCGGGAATTGCCACCGGCACTGTGGGCATGATTACCGAGCCGGCCCAGGCCGAGCACATCCTGCGTACTTGCCAGGCCGATATCATCTTCCTCGCCCGTGAGCTGCTGCGTGACCCGTACTGGCCGTTGCATGCCGACGACGACCTCGGTGGGCGCAAGGCGACCTGGCCGGCGCAGTATCAGCGGGCCACCCATCGCCACCAGCCGATTCATGAGTCCGATTTGCGGGATTGA
- the recJ gene encoding single-stranded-DNA-specific exonuclease RecJ has product MRIDPRPLPAVLPFLGELPPLLTRLYAARGVQSEAELDKSLARLIPYQQLKGIDAAVDLLVTALEQRQRILIVGDFDADGATASTVGTLGLRLLGAAHVDYLVPNRFEYGYGLTPEIVAVALQREPQLLITVDNGISSVEGVAAAKAAGLKVLVTDHHLPGDELPAADAIVNPNQPGCEFPSKALAGVGVIFYVLMALRARLRSLGWYENKPQPNIGELLDLVALGSVADVVPLDANNRILVYQGLERIRAGRARPGIKAILEVAKRDHARITSTDLGFILGPRLNAAGRLDDMSLGIECLLTSDFAAAREMAAQLDGMNQDRKSIEQGMQREALAQLKDLPVESMPYGLCLFDPEWHQGVIGILASRMKERYFRPTIAFADAGDGLLKGSGRSVPGFHIRDALAVVASQHPTLIAKYGGHAMAAGLTLPEANFPLFAEAFDAEVRRQLREEDLTGRLLSDGTLAVEEFHLELARALRNAGPWGQHFPEPLFHGVFQLVEQRVVGERHLKVVLKSECGSVKLDGIAFGIDREIWPNPTIRWVELAYKLDVNEFRGQETVQLMIAHIEPR; this is encoded by the coding sequence ATGCGTATCGATCCTCGCCCGTTGCCCGCCGTCCTGCCATTCCTCGGTGAATTGCCACCGTTGTTGACCCGTCTCTACGCCGCACGCGGGGTGCAATCGGAAGCCGAGCTGGATAAAAGCCTGGCCCGGCTGATTCCGTATCAGCAGCTCAAGGGCATCGATGCCGCCGTGGACCTGCTGGTGACGGCTCTGGAACAGCGCCAGCGGATACTGATCGTGGGTGACTTCGACGCCGATGGCGCCACCGCCAGCACCGTGGGCACCCTGGGCCTGCGTTTGTTGGGTGCCGCCCACGTCGACTACCTGGTGCCCAACCGTTTCGAATACGGCTACGGCCTGACCCCGGAAATCGTCGCCGTGGCCTTGCAACGCGAGCCACAGCTGCTGATCACCGTGGACAACGGCATCTCCAGCGTCGAAGGCGTGGCGGCGGCGAAAGCGGCGGGGCTCAAGGTACTGGTTACCGACCACCACTTGCCCGGCGATGAACTGCCGGCGGCGGATGCGATCGTCAACCCGAACCAGCCGGGCTGTGAATTTCCCAGCAAGGCGTTGGCCGGTGTAGGCGTGATCTTCTACGTGCTGATGGCCCTGCGCGCGCGTTTGCGCAGCCTTGGCTGGTACGAGAACAAGCCGCAGCCGAACATCGGTGAACTGCTGGACCTGGTGGCCCTGGGCAGCGTGGCCGACGTGGTCCCGCTGGACGCCAACAACCGCATCCTGGTCTATCAAGGCCTGGAGCGTATTCGTGCCGGTCGCGCTCGCCCGGGGATCAAGGCGATCCTCGAAGTGGCCAAGCGCGATCACGCCCGCATCACCTCCACCGACCTCGGGTTTATCCTCGGCCCGCGCCTGAACGCCGCCGGTCGCCTGGATGACATGAGCCTGGGCATCGAATGCCTGCTCACCTCGGATTTCGCCGCCGCCCGGGAAATGGCCGCGCAGCTGGACGGCATGAACCAGGACCGCAAATCCATCGAGCAAGGCATGCAGCGTGAGGCCCTGGCCCAGCTCAAGGACTTGCCGGTGGAGTCGATGCCGTATGGCTTGTGCCTGTTCGACCCGGAATGGCACCAGGGCGTGATCGGTATCCTCGCCTCGCGGATGAAAGAGCGCTACTTCCGCCCGACCATCGCCTTTGCCGATGCCGGGGATGGCCTGCTCAAGGGCTCCGGGCGTTCCGTGCCCGGCTTTCACATCCGTGACGCGCTGGCCGTGGTGGCCAGCCAGCACCCAACGCTGATCGCCAAGTACGGCGGCCACGCCATGGCGGCGGGGCTGACATTGCCCGAGGCCAACTTCCCACTGTTCGCCGAAGCCTTTGACGCCGAAGTGCGCCGCCAACTGCGTGAAGAAGACCTGACGGGCCGATTGCTGTCCGACGGCACCCTGGCGGTTGAAGAGTTTCACCTGGAACTGGCCCGCGCCCTGCGCAATGCCGGGCCGTGGGGCCAGCATTTCCCCGAGCCGTTGTTTCACGGGGTGTTCCAGTTGGTGGAGCAGCGTGTCGTTGGCGAGCGGCACCTGAAAGTGGTGCTCAAGAGCGAATGCGGTTCGGTGAAGCTCGATGGCATCGCCTTCGGCATCGACCGCGAGATCTGGCCCAACCCGACCATTCGCTGGGTGGAACTGGCCTACAAGCTCGACGTGAACGAGTTCCGTGGCCAGGAAACCGTGCAACTGATGATCGCGCATATCGAGCCACGCTGA
- a CDS encoding YaeQ family protein, translating into MAQPSTTYKFELNLTDLDRSVYESVKQTIARHPSETEERMTVRLLAYALFYNEQLSFGRGLSDVDEPALWEKSLDDRVLHWIEVGQPDADRLTWCSRRTERTTLLAYGSLRVWEGKVVPVAKNLKNVSIAAVPQEILEVLAKDMPRVIKWDVMISEGTIFVTDDRGQHEVQLEWLAGERG; encoded by the coding sequence ATGGCCCAGCCGTCCACGACCTACAAGTTTGAACTCAACCTCACCGACCTTGATCGTTCGGTGTACGAGAGCGTCAAGCAGACCATCGCCCGCCACCCTTCGGAAACCGAAGAGCGCATGACCGTGCGTTTGCTGGCCTACGCACTTTTCTACAACGAACAGTTGTCTTTTGGTCGTGGCCTGTCAGATGTAGACGAACCAGCGCTGTGGGAAAAAAGCCTGGATGACCGCGTCCTGCACTGGATCGAAGTTGGCCAGCCGGACGCGGACCGCTTGACCTGGTGTTCCCGCCGTACCGAACGCACCACCTTGCTGGCCTATGGCAGCTTGCGCGTCTGGGAAGGCAAAGTGGTGCCGGTGGCGAAGAACCTGAAAAACGTGAGCATCGCCGCCGTACCCCAGGAAATCCTGGAAGTCCTGGCCAAGGACATGCCCCGGGTGATCAAGTGGGACGTGATGATCAGCGAAGGCACGATCTTCGTGACTGACGACCGTGGCCAGCACGAAGTCCAGCTGGAATGGCTGGCTGGCGAGCGCGGCTGA
- a CDS encoding CaiB/BaiF CoA transferase family protein, with translation MSFTAKPLAGLKVIELGTLIAGPFASRICAEFGAEVIKVESPDGGDPLRKWRKLYEGTSLWWFVQARNKKSLTLNLKHPDGLAILKQLLADADILIENFRPGVLEKLGLSWETLHALNPKLVMVRLSGFGQTGPMKDQPGFGAVGESMGGLRYITGFEDRPPVRTGISIGDSIAALWAVIGALMALRHREVNGGLGQVVDVALYEAIFAMMESMIPEFDVFGFIRERTGNIMPGITPSSIHTSQDGKHVQIGANGDAIFKRFMSAIGRDDLANDPALASNDGRDSRRDELYGVIDRWVNSLPLEQVVEQLNKAEVPASRIYSAEDMLGDPQFLAREMFLKAQLPGGKDFKMPGIVPKLSDTPGSCEWVGPQLGEHNAVVLNELGYDAAAITRLRENGAI, from the coding sequence ATGTCGTTTACCGCCAAACCACTTGCCGGCCTGAAAGTCATCGAACTTGGCACCTTGATCGCCGGCCCGTTTGCATCCCGTATCTGTGCCGAGTTCGGCGCCGAGGTGATCAAGGTCGAATCCCCGGATGGCGGCGACCCGCTGCGCAAGTGGCGCAAGCTGTATGAAGGCACCTCGCTGTGGTGGTTTGTGCAGGCGCGTAACAAGAAATCCCTGACCCTGAACCTGAAACACCCTGACGGCCTGGCGATCCTCAAGCAGCTGTTGGCGGATGCCGACATCCTGATTGAGAACTTTCGCCCTGGCGTGCTGGAAAAGCTCGGTCTGAGCTGGGAAACCTTGCACGCCCTGAACCCGAAACTGGTGATGGTGCGCCTTTCGGGCTTTGGCCAGACCGGACCGATGAAGGACCAGCCAGGGTTTGGTGCGGTGGGCGAATCCATGGGGGGTCTGCGTTACATCACCGGTTTCGAGGACCGCCCGCCGGTGCGCACCGGGATTTCCATCGGTGACTCAATCGCGGCGTTGTGGGCCGTGATCGGCGCGCTGATGGCCCTGCGTCATCGTGAAGTGAACGGCGGGCTCGGCCAGGTGGTGGATGTGGCGCTGTATGAAGCGATCTTCGCGATGATGGAAAGCATGATCCCGGAGTTCGACGTATTTGGCTTTATCCGCGAGCGCACCGGCAACATCATGCCGGGCATCACGCCGTCCTCGATCCACACCAGCCAGGATGGCAAGCATGTGCAGATCGGCGCCAATGGCGATGCGATCTTCAAGCGGTTCATGTCGGCCATTGGTCGGGACGACCTGGCCAATGACCCGGCCCTGGCCAGCAACGATGGCCGCGACAGTCGGCGCGATGAGTTGTATGGGGTGATTGATCGCTGGGTCAACTCGCTGCCGCTGGAGCAAGTGGTGGAGCAACTGAACAAGGCCGAAGTGCCCGCCAGTCGTATCTACAGCGCTGAGGACATGCTGGGAGACCCGCAGTTTCTCGCCCGCGAAATGTTCCTCAAGGCCCAGCTTCCAGGCGGCAAGGACTTCAAGATGCCCGGTATCGTGCCCAAACTTTCAGACACGCCGGGTAGTTGTGAGTGGGTCGGACCACAACTGGGTGAGCACAACGCCGTGGTGCTCAATGAATTGGGCTACGACGCGGCCGCCATTACCCGCCTGCGTGAGAATGGCGCGATCTGA
- a CDS encoding TIGR02285 family protein, with amino-acid sequence MARRFIIRLCLLGSLLGAWPLSSQAQGTLIWLLRDLPPVTIFDGPQKGQGALDQLLPILAEHMPEYRHRILHVNRARGMQMLRDPDTLTCDPSLLRTAERAKTVVFSAQAFATVSNGVTIRQSQRAALAPFVVDGMFDLEAFLNARDARLGIIAERSYGALIDEALKHASVHKLAPHYGNDALGSLLQMQRKGRLEAVLGYWTEVRYQALQQGIDPQDLIFYPIKGTPPYQLTHIGCTDTAAGREAIGRINQVLREIPQEQLRQSYASWLDPVMRDRYLQDNPTFFQEAPRP; translated from the coding sequence ATGGCCCGGCGCTTCATCATTCGCCTGTGCCTGCTGGGTTCACTGCTCGGGGCGTGGCCGCTATCAAGCCAGGCCCAAGGCACCTTGATCTGGCTGCTGCGTGACCTGCCGCCCGTGACAATTTTCGACGGCCCGCAAAAGGGCCAGGGTGCCCTCGACCAACTGCTGCCGATACTCGCCGAGCATATGCCGGAGTATCGACACAGGATCCTCCACGTGAACCGCGCCCGCGGTATGCAAATGCTCCGCGACCCAGACACGCTGACGTGCGACCCGTCCCTGCTGCGGACAGCAGAACGCGCCAAAACCGTTGTATTTTCCGCCCAAGCCTTTGCGACGGTGAGCAATGGGGTGACCATCCGCCAAAGTCAGCGGGCAGCGCTGGCGCCGTTTGTGGTGGATGGAATGTTTGACCTGGAAGCGTTTTTGAATGCCCGGGATGCGCGCCTTGGCATCATCGCCGAACGCAGTTATGGCGCCCTTATCGATGAAGCGCTCAAGCACGCCAGTGTTCACAAACTGGCCCCGCACTACGGCAATGACGCCCTCGGCAGCCTGCTGCAAATGCAGCGAAAGGGGCGGCTGGAGGCGGTGTTGGGTTACTGGACAGAAGTTCGCTATCAGGCCCTGCAACAGGGCATCGATCCCCAGGACCTGATCTTTTATCCCATCAAGGGCACCCCGCCCTATCAACTGACCCATATCGGCTGCACGGATACCGCAGCAGGACGCGAGGCTATCGGGCGGATCAATCAGGTACTGCGCGAAATCCCGCAGGAGCAACTGCGGCAGTCCTACGCCTCTTGGCTCGACCCGGTCATGCGTGATCGATACCTGCAAGACAACCCGACGTTTTTCCAGGAGGCCCCGAGGCCCTGA
- a CDS encoding DUF3509 domain-containing protein translates to MESISLLLGEALSPYQVTLTTSGVQGECLVTVKNPAGAIVVEREVDQAQLTDKRALVDVVDCLHRDLMIAEGRLEPSVMAALRNAALTRPNACA, encoded by the coding sequence ATGGAAAGTATCAGCCTATTGCTCGGTGAAGCACTGAGCCCTTATCAGGTCACGCTGACCACCTCGGGTGTGCAGGGCGAATGCCTGGTAACCGTAAAGAATCCGGCCGGTGCCATTGTGGTCGAACGTGAAGTCGACCAGGCGCAATTGACCGACAAGCGTGCATTGGTGGATGTGGTGGACTGCTTGCACCGCGACCTGATGATCGCCGAAGGACGCCTGGAACCCTCGGTCATGGCGGCCCTGCGCAATGCGGCCCTGACTCGGCCGAATGCCTGTGCATGA
- a CDS encoding response regulator transcription factor, whose product MKEASDKPLRIVLADDHPIFLIGLRAVLERDERLTIVGEANSPQALAELLQHCPCDVLVTDFMMPAEPQADGLRLIEQLRRHHPALPIVVVTMLNNAGLFHAILELGVMGLLSKASLADELPEAIRQVRRQQRYVAQTISQSLNLAGVDRVHSQDQLSPRELEVIRLLAGGLTVGEIAANLHRSKQTVSAQKVSAMRKLGLSNDAALFIYVQEHGLA is encoded by the coding sequence TTGAAAGAAGCGTCTGATAAGCCATTGCGCATCGTACTCGCCGACGACCATCCGATTTTCCTCATCGGTCTGCGGGCGGTCCTGGAACGTGACGAACGGCTGACCATCGTCGGTGAAGCCAATTCACCCCAGGCACTTGCCGAGCTACTGCAACATTGCCCCTGTGACGTACTGGTCACCGACTTCATGATGCCCGCCGAGCCCCAGGCCGATGGCTTGCGCCTGATTGAACAACTGCGCCGGCATCACCCGGCCCTGCCCATTGTGGTGGTGACCATGCTGAACAACGCAGGCCTGTTCCACGCCATCCTGGAGTTGGGCGTCATGGGCCTGCTGAGCAAGGCCAGTCTCGCGGACGAATTGCCTGAAGCGATTCGCCAGGTACGCCGGCAGCAACGTTACGTGGCCCAGACCATCAGCCAGTCACTGAACCTGGCAGGTGTCGATCGCGTGCACTCCCAGGATCAACTGTCACCCCGTGAACTGGAAGTCATTCGCCTGTTGGCCGGAGGCTTGACGGTAGGCGAGATCGCCGCGAATCTTCATCGCAGCAAGCAGACCGTCAGCGCGCAAAAAGTCAGCGCCATGCGCAAGCTGGGCCTGAGCAACGACGCGGCGTTATTTATCTATGTGCAGGAACACGGGCTGGCCTAG
- a CDS encoding EAL domain-containing response regulator, whose translation MRSLKVLILEDNPFQLMALHQMLNANGVFNVRTAETVDAARQSLESKGAVDIAICDLYLEQGDGLELIRELAERRQAQVLILLSNAEPEVLEGVANMARQLGLIVLGCLPKPASAKLIGQVLTACQERLRPGPAAMSWEQVRQLLGLSEIEVLPPSADLSQAVIARCGTVWYQPIVSQAGALQGVEALARWQLPEGGLLLPDEFLPVLEFAGMEEAFTWHVLEQALGLAAHVMRETGQALPVAVNIPGRMLERAHFPQVLQGLLQLHGVPAHGLTLELVETSRLNTDSAHVTGLLRLRMMGCKLSIGDFGVGGTSLQRLLELPFSELKIPPAFASGMAKDDRKAAVVAGAMSMAGRLGVGVVVTGVESAADYHAVSELGAAWLQGCFIARPMDAEALKQWIAFQARPARVPAHR comes from the coding sequence ATGCGTTCCCTCAAAGTCCTGATCCTCGAAGATAACCCGTTCCAACTGATGGCCCTGCATCAGATGCTCAATGCCAACGGCGTATTCAATGTACGCACTGCCGAAACGGTTGACGCCGCTCGGCAGTCACTGGAGAGCAAGGGCGCGGTGGACATTGCGATTTGCGATCTGTACCTGGAGCAGGGCGATGGCCTGGAGCTGATCCGCGAACTGGCTGAACGTCGCCAGGCTCAGGTGTTGATCTTGTTGAGCAACGCCGAGCCCGAGGTGTTGGAGGGCGTGGCGAACATGGCGCGGCAGTTGGGGCTCATCGTGCTCGGCTGCTTGCCCAAGCCCGCATCGGCAAAGTTGATCGGGCAAGTCCTGACGGCGTGCCAGGAACGCCTGCGGCCCGGGCCGGCGGCGATGTCCTGGGAGCAGGTGCGCCAGTTGCTGGGTTTGAGCGAAATCGAGGTGTTGCCACCTTCAGCCGATCTGAGCCAGGCGGTTATCGCACGCTGTGGCACGGTCTGGTATCAGCCCATCGTCAGCCAGGCCGGTGCGTTGCAAGGTGTTGAAGCGCTGGCGCGCTGGCAGCTTCCTGAAGGCGGGCTGTTGTTGCCTGATGAGTTTCTACCGGTGCTGGAGTTTGCCGGAATGGAAGAGGCGTTTACCTGGCACGTGTTGGAGCAAGCGTTGGGCCTGGCGGCACACGTCATGCGCGAGACCGGCCAGGCGCTGCCGGTGGCGGTGAATATCCCAGGGCGAATGCTGGAGCGCGCGCACTTTCCCCAAGTGCTGCAAGGCTTGCTGCAACTTCACGGCGTGCCCGCTCACGGCCTGACCCTCGAACTGGTGGAAACCTCGCGCTTGAACACCGACAGCGCCCACGTCACCGGCTTGCTGCGTTTGCGGATGATGGGGTGCAAGCTGTCCATTGGTGATTTCGGCGTGGGTGGCACCAGCCTGCAACGCTTGCTGGAATTGCCCTTCAGCGAATTGAAGATCCCGCCGGCGTTTGCCAGCGGCATGGCCAAGGACGATCGCAAGGCCGCAGTGGTTGCCGGCGCCATGAGTATGGCGGGGCGACTGGGTGTAGGGGTGGTGGTGACCGGGGTTGAAAGTGCCGCCGATTATCACGCGGTGAGTGAGTTGGGGGCTGCGTGGTTGCAAGGCTGTTTTATCGCCCGGCCCATGGATGCCGAGGCACTGAAACAGTGGATCGCGTTTCAGGCTAGGCCAGCCCGTGTTCCTGCACATAGATAA